One genomic region from Streptomyces sp. NBC_00582 encodes:
- a CDS encoding NADP-dependent oxidoreductase, with the protein MTPRTTRVVCLVRRPDGEPLPTDFAVEERELPPLGERQVLVRNLYMSVDPSMRGRLESTEKHYTHNFTPGSPLDGRALGVVEESRCASVPPGTYVRHQLGWRERAVLDAAHTDGAGRIDPRLAPLPTWLGLLGQTGFTAYVGLTRITAVGAGDTVFVSAAAGAVGTAAGQFARLLGADRVIGTAGGPAKCALLVEEFGYDAAADYRAEPVRDALARLAPEGIDVYFDNVGGEQLAAALHALRTGGRVALCGMMSQFGGDRRAADINQLIQAVLKRLTLRGFIVRDHDDLRPEFERRVAGWLAEGRITARETVVDGLENAAGALLALLGGGNVGKMLVRLGESAHGS; encoded by the coding sequence GTGACACCCCGTACCACCCGGGTGGTCTGTCTCGTGCGCAGACCCGATGGAGAACCGCTCCCCACCGACTTCGCCGTCGAGGAACGCGAGCTGCCGCCCCTGGGGGAGAGGCAGGTGCTCGTGCGCAACCTCTACATGAGCGTCGACCCGTCCATGCGCGGACGTCTGGAGAGCACCGAGAAGCACTACACGCACAACTTCACCCCGGGCTCGCCGCTCGACGGCCGTGCCCTCGGTGTCGTGGAGGAGAGCCGCTGTGCCTCGGTGCCGCCGGGCACCTACGTGCGCCATCAGCTCGGCTGGCGGGAGCGGGCCGTGCTGGACGCGGCGCACACGGACGGCGCCGGTCGCATCGACCCCCGGCTCGCCCCGCTGCCCACCTGGCTGGGCCTGCTCGGCCAGACCGGGTTCACCGCGTACGTGGGTCTGACCCGGATCACGGCGGTGGGCGCGGGTGACACCGTCTTCGTGTCGGCGGCAGCCGGCGCGGTCGGCACCGCCGCCGGCCAGTTCGCGCGCCTGCTGGGGGCGGACCGCGTCATCGGGACCGCCGGCGGCCCGGCCAAGTGTGCCCTGCTGGTGGAGGAGTTCGGCTACGACGCCGCCGCGGACTACCGTGCCGAGCCGGTGCGCGACGCGCTGGCCCGGCTGGCGCCCGAGGGCATCGACGTGTACTTCGACAACGTCGGCGGGGAGCAGCTCGCCGCCGCGCTGCACGCGCTGCGCACCGGTGGCCGGGTCGCCCTGTGCGGCATGATGTCGCAGTTCGGCGGCGACCGACGGGCCGCCGACATCAACCAGTTGATCCAGGCGGTCCTCAAGCGGCTGACCCTGCGCGGTTTCATCGTCCGCGACCACGACGACCTGCGGCCGGAGTTCGAGCGGCGGGTCGCGGGCTGGCTCGCCGAGGGCCGGATCACCGCGCGCGAGACGGTCGTGGACGGCCTGGAGAACGCCGCGGGAGCGCTGCTGGCCCTGCTCGGCGGCGGCAACGTCGGCAAGATGCTGGTGCGGCTGGGAGAGTCAGCGCATGGCTCGTGA
- a CDS encoding transposase yields the protein MAKQVIHPLTGHVYRLTEDGLVEVTDPRTGARGVFDFQARWQSGELRHADLQMAGWVGRLALRRTTRQPEQ from the coding sequence ATGGCCAAGCAAGTGATCCACCCACTGACCGGGCATGTGTACCGGCTCACCGAGGACGGACTGGTCGAGGTGACCGACCCCAGGACGGGAGCGCGGGGCGTCTTCGACTTCCAGGCCCGGTGGCAGTCGGGCGAACTGCGCCACGCCGACCTCCAGATGGCCGGCTGGGTCGGCCGCCTCGCCCTGCGGCGTACGACCCGGCAGCCGGAGCAGTGA
- a CDS encoding putative quinol monooxygenase, producing MPEENAQEIIVAGWMDYAPGDRDRMLEHLVVLGHRTRAEEPGCLDYAMTADPGDEQRIRVYERWVSQEALDEHFTTPHIKDFRAAVAGLTRVGVSLQAHTVASSRAMR from the coding sequence GTGCCAGAGGAAAACGCACAGGAGATCATCGTCGCCGGCTGGATGGACTACGCGCCCGGCGACCGCGACAGGATGCTGGAACACCTGGTCGTACTGGGACACCGGACCCGTGCGGAGGAGCCGGGCTGCCTGGACTACGCGATGACCGCGGACCCGGGCGACGAACAGCGGATCCGGGTGTATGAGCGGTGGGTCTCCCAGGAAGCCCTCGACGAGCATTTCACCACCCCGCACATCAAGGACTTCCGGGCGGCGGTGGCCGGTTTGACGCGCGTCGGGGTCTCCTTGCAGGCACACACCGTGGCCTCGTCACGAGCCATGCGCTGA
- a CDS encoding 2Fe-2S iron-sulfur cluster-binding protein: MTHRVALGPLGVEIEVLDGEDLFTAARRLGYRWPTVCGGKGTCRTCFVQVEEGAENCSPVGPLEREGIEALRRPVDGLTRLACLLRVEGPVTVTKRGVRRRVQE, translated from the coding sequence GTGACCCACCGGGTCGCGCTCGGGCCCCTGGGCGTCGAGATCGAAGTCCTCGACGGCGAGGACCTGTTCACCGCGGCCCGGCGGCTCGGCTACCGCTGGCCCACGGTCTGCGGCGGCAAGGGCACCTGCCGCACCTGCTTCGTCCAGGTGGAGGAGGGCGCCGAGAACTGTTCCCCGGTGGGCCCGCTGGAACGCGAGGGCATCGAGGCCCTGCGCAGGCCGGTGGACGGTCTGACCCGGCTCGCCTGCCTGCTCCGGGTCGAGGGCCCGGTGACCGTGACCAAGCGCGGCGTGCGCCGCCGAGTGCAGGAGTGA
- a CDS encoding substrate-binding domain-containing protein has translation MSSRPRRAVRRALTATVPVTALLALAACGPGTTPAADSAKAAASDSPGLIAARKAVEKYAQHPNRIPVTEPVGRKIPSDKKIDFILCGVQSCQDLANFFTAGANELGWQVKQIATQGTPETVQAAYEQALRDKPDAVVSSGFPRAVYAKQLAQLKAAGIPVIQSNADDVVGDGVSLLKNGPDDVAVQGEMLASWVVSDSDAQADTVYFDLPAYTILKPVKDTFAAKYKEWCEGCALDTVDVPITSIGKDMPDRVVSYLRSHPKVTHVVFSLGLLNVGVPAALKTAGITGKHIAVNVGDGQNYQYIQSGLSDAAMALNSHEAAWLQVDALARHFAGLSMDVDQKAVLPNMLITKDNLPKSLGDFPIVEDYQAQFKALWGLS, from the coding sequence ATGAGTTCCAGACCCCGTCGCGCGGTCCGCCGCGCCCTCACGGCGACCGTCCCCGTCACCGCCCTGCTCGCCCTGGCGGCGTGCGGCCCCGGCACGACTCCCGCCGCCGACTCCGCCAAAGCGGCGGCCTCGGACTCCCCCGGACTGATCGCCGCCCGCAAGGCCGTGGAGAAGTACGCACAGCACCCGAACCGGATCCCGGTCACCGAACCGGTGGGCAGGAAGATCCCCTCCGACAAGAAGATCGACTTCATTCTGTGCGGCGTGCAGTCCTGCCAGGACCTGGCCAACTTCTTCACCGCCGGCGCCAACGAACTCGGATGGCAGGTCAAGCAGATCGCCACCCAGGGCACGCCGGAGACCGTCCAGGCCGCCTACGAACAGGCGCTGCGCGACAAGCCGGACGCCGTCGTCTCCTCCGGATTCCCGCGGGCGGTGTACGCCAAGCAGCTGGCGCAGCTGAAGGCGGCGGGCATCCCCGTCATCCAGTCGAACGCCGACGACGTGGTGGGCGACGGCGTCTCCCTGCTCAAGAACGGGCCCGACGACGTCGCCGTCCAGGGCGAGATGCTCGCCTCATGGGTGGTGTCCGACAGCGACGCCCAGGCCGACACCGTCTACTTCGACCTGCCCGCCTACACCATCCTCAAGCCCGTCAAGGACACCTTCGCGGCCAAGTACAAGGAGTGGTGCGAGGGCTGCGCGCTGGACACCGTCGACGTGCCGATCACCTCGATCGGCAAGGACATGCCGGACCGCGTGGTGTCGTACCTCCGCTCGCACCCGAAGGTGACCCACGTCGTCTTCTCTCTCGGCCTGCTCAACGTGGGTGTCCCGGCCGCGTTGAAGACCGCCGGCATCACCGGCAAGCACATCGCCGTGAACGTGGGCGACGGGCAGAACTACCAGTACATCCAGAGCGGCCTCAGCGACGCCGCGATGGCACTGAACTCGCACGAGGCCGCGTGGCTCCAGGTCGACGCGCTGGCCCGCCACTTCGCCGGCCTGTCCATGGACGTGGACCAGAAGGCGGTCCTGCCCAACATGCTGATCACCAAGGACAACCTCCCGAAGTCTCTCGGCGACTTCCCGATCGTCGAGGACTACCAGGCGCAGTTCAAGGCGCTGTGGGGACTGAGTTGA
- a CDS encoding SDR family NAD(P)-dependent oxidoreductase produces the protein MSNQQHSRENTMVATGSLDGRVAVITGSTRSIGRAIAEAFLADGATVVVSGRSEVKGKQALEEMGAGDRAVFHPCDAGSQQDIEGLADFAAERFGRLDIWVNNVGGSSGFAPIHQLSDEAWHDALNLNVNNYFYGTRRALPKMLEGGWGRIINISSVEGKQANKPAISHYITNKHAIHGLTKATAFEYGTQGITCNAICPGAVDTDLMRAAGPAAAEAEGISYEEWLGRFAEHAATKQITTVEQIAAVASLLASEAGAGITGALISVDGGTAQW, from the coding sequence GTGAGCAACCAACAACACTCGCGGGAGAACACCATGGTGGCAACGGGCAGCCTCGACGGGCGTGTCGCGGTGATCACGGGCAGCACGCGCAGCATCGGCCGCGCCATCGCCGAGGCCTTCCTCGCCGACGGCGCCACGGTCGTCGTCAGCGGCCGCAGCGAGGTCAAGGGCAAGCAGGCCCTGGAGGAGATGGGCGCCGGGGACCGGGCCGTCTTCCACCCCTGTGACGCGGGCAGCCAACAGGACATCGAGGGCCTCGCCGACTTCGCCGCCGAGCGCTTCGGCAGGCTCGACATCTGGGTCAACAACGTGGGCGGCAGCTCCGGCTTCGCCCCGATCCACCAGCTCAGCGACGAGGCGTGGCACGACGCCCTCAACCTGAACGTCAACAACTACTTCTACGGCACCCGCCGGGCGCTGCCGAAGATGCTGGAAGGCGGCTGGGGCCGCATCATCAACATCTCGTCGGTGGAGGGCAAGCAGGCCAACAAGCCCGCGATCAGCCACTACATCACCAACAAGCACGCCATCCACGGCCTGACCAAGGCGACCGCGTTCGAGTACGGCACCCAGGGCATCACCTGCAACGCCATCTGCCCCGGCGCCGTCGACACCGACCTCATGCGGGCCGCGGGTCCCGCCGCGGCGGAGGCCGAGGGCATCAGTTACGAGGAATGGCTGGGCCGGTTCGCCGAGCATGCCGCCACGAAGCAGATCACCACGGTGGAGCAGATCGCGGCCGTCGCCTCGCTGCTCGCGAGCGAGGCCGGTGCGGGTATCACCGGCGCGCTGATCAGCGTGGACGGCGGAACGGCGCAGTGGTAG
- a CDS encoding aromatic ring-hydroxylating oxygenase subunit alpha, with protein sequence MDETSEPATARCPGPSVQDYLDQDSRPVPAALRYERNDPLGSEDIDTARFTSREWAEREMRQVWRRVWQFACLESEIPEVGDHEVYEIGDDSLIVVRTAPDEIRAFVNVCLHRGRKLRTSGGNVGEFRCSFHGFAWNLDGTLQTPPCAWDFPHVTPEKFALPEAQVATWRGFVFINMDPYAESFDSYRGTFDDYYIWPLENRYKSLHIGKVLPCNWKIAQDAFIESFHVIATHPQMLPWLADANSQYDVMADQPNWNRMINIQGAPSPHVADSVTEEDVLETFYDSRAFYAAAQGRDLVRGEGDELPAIPPGGTARQVLAERMRAQLAATSQQDFSATPDTELLDAINYLLFPNFNPWGGAKSNIIYRFRPNGLDPDSCTAEIIFMSSPKQPGDIPPPAKIRWVPEDMLFADIPELGVLGPVFDQDCENLPYVQQGLKAMRKPGITLANYQESRIRHFNRTLDQWMDK encoded by the coding sequence ATGGACGAAACGTCGGAGCCGGCCACTGCGCGGTGCCCCGGGCCCAGCGTCCAGGACTACCTCGACCAGGACAGCCGCCCCGTTCCCGCCGCGCTGAGGTATGAGCGCAACGACCCCCTCGGCAGCGAGGACATCGACACGGCCCGCTTCACCTCCCGCGAGTGGGCGGAACGCGAGATGCGGCAGGTGTGGCGGCGCGTCTGGCAGTTCGCCTGCCTGGAGAGCGAGATTCCCGAGGTCGGCGACCACGAGGTGTACGAGATCGGCGACGACTCCCTCATCGTCGTCCGCACCGCCCCCGACGAGATCCGTGCCTTCGTCAACGTCTGCCTGCACCGCGGACGCAAGCTGCGCACCTCCGGCGGCAATGTCGGAGAGTTCCGCTGCTCCTTCCACGGCTTCGCCTGGAACCTCGACGGCACCTTGCAGACCCCGCCCTGCGCCTGGGACTTCCCGCACGTCACCCCGGAGAAGTTCGCCCTGCCCGAGGCCCAGGTGGCCACCTGGCGCGGCTTCGTCTTCATCAACATGGACCCGTACGCCGAGTCCTTCGACAGCTATCGCGGCACCTTCGACGACTACTACATCTGGCCGCTGGAGAACCGGTACAAGTCACTGCACATCGGCAAGGTCCTGCCCTGCAACTGGAAGATCGCGCAGGACGCGTTCATCGAGTCCTTCCACGTGATCGCCACCCACCCGCAGATGCTGCCGTGGCTCGCCGACGCCAACTCCCAGTACGACGTCATGGCGGACCAGCCGAACTGGAACCGGATGATCAACATCCAGGGCGCGCCCAGCCCGCACGTGGCGGACTCCGTCACGGAGGAGGACGTCCTGGAGACCTTCTACGACTCGCGAGCCTTCTACGCCGCCGCGCAGGGACGTGACCTGGTGCGGGGGGAGGGCGACGAGCTTCCGGCCATCCCTCCCGGCGGCACCGCCCGCCAGGTCCTCGCCGAGCGGATGCGCGCGCAACTGGCGGCCACCTCGCAGCAGGACTTCTCCGCCACCCCGGACACCGAACTGCTCGACGCCATCAACTACTTGCTGTTCCCCAACTTCAACCCCTGGGGCGGCGCCAAGTCGAACATCATCTACCGCTTCCGGCCCAACGGCCTCGACCCCGACTCCTGCACCGCAGAGATCATCTTCATGTCGTCCCCGAAGCAGCCCGGTGACATCCCGCCCCCCGCGAAGATCCGCTGGGTGCCGGAGGACATGCTCTTCGCCGACATCCCCGAACTCGGCGTGCTCGGACCCGTCTTCGACCAGGACTGCGAGAACCTGCCCTACGTCCAGCAGGGCCTGAAGGCGATGCGCAAGCCGGGCATCACGCTCGCCAACTACCAGGAGAGCCGCATCCGTCACTTCAACCGCACGCTCGACCAGTGGATGGACAAGTGA
- a CDS encoding aromatic ring-hydroxylating oxygenase subunit alpha: MVQTSSPEIRETDAEGRAPVAAPSAPATPEYASWISRDRSTDAASVTMRREAAELVERVMAHYRDSTTHEADGQWTEPVANYLDADRWQREIDTVHRSVPLPLAMSCELPGPNTYKAIDVLGIPVLITRDRQGTVHAMINACRHRGAKLLEAGCGVAKRLTCPYHSWSYDLAGELRGVYAEKTFGEVARGGRSLVGLPAGERAGIVFVSLDPAAEPDLDAWLGDLQPLLEGLRLAECHHYSTGELTSPNWKVTLDGYLETYHFASLHPKTVFETNLSNMMAHDTWGPHQRIAPALRPIAQAVELPPDRRDPGDCVGPIYWLFPGLAIAGGWRQKIAVSLVLPRTPTESVTQQIILLREPAVTEEERQAADRFGAWFHEVVRDEDYATTYGVQQGLKALDGTDFVFGRNEPGLQHFHRTIHRHLDSGATAAPRAAR, encoded by the coding sequence GTGGTCCAGACCAGTTCGCCGGAGATTCGGGAGACGGACGCCGAGGGCAGGGCGCCGGTCGCGGCCCCCTCCGCCCCCGCCACCCCGGAATACGCGTCGTGGATCAGCCGGGACCGGTCCACCGACGCGGCGTCCGTGACGATGCGGCGGGAAGCGGCCGAACTCGTCGAGCGGGTGATGGCGCACTACCGCGACAGCACGACGCACGAGGCGGACGGCCAGTGGACGGAACCCGTGGCCAACTACCTCGACGCCGACCGCTGGCAGCGCGAGATCGACACCGTCCACCGGAGCGTGCCGCTGCCGCTCGCCATGTCCTGCGAGCTTCCGGGGCCGAACACCTACAAGGCGATCGACGTGCTCGGCATCCCCGTGCTGATCACGCGTGACCGACAGGGCACCGTGCACGCGATGATCAACGCGTGCCGGCACCGGGGGGCCAAGCTCCTCGAAGCCGGTTGCGGGGTGGCGAAACGGCTCACCTGTCCGTACCACTCCTGGTCCTACGACCTGGCCGGGGAGCTGCGGGGCGTGTACGCCGAGAAGACCTTCGGCGAGGTTGCGCGCGGGGGGCGCAGCCTCGTCGGACTCCCGGCCGGGGAACGCGCGGGCATCGTCTTCGTCTCGCTGGACCCGGCGGCCGAGCCCGACCTGGACGCGTGGCTGGGCGATCTGCAGCCCCTGCTGGAGGGCCTCCGGCTGGCGGAGTGCCACCACTACTCCACCGGCGAACTGACCAGTCCCAACTGGAAGGTCACCCTCGACGGGTATCTGGAGACGTACCACTTCGCCTCGCTGCACCCGAAGACGGTGTTCGAGACGAACCTCTCGAACATGATGGCCCACGACACCTGGGGCCCCCACCAGCGCATCGCGCCGGCCCTGCGCCCCATCGCGCAGGCGGTCGAGCTGCCGCCGGACCGGCGTGACCCCGGGGACTGTGTCGGGCCCATCTACTGGCTCTTCCCGGGCCTCGCGATCGCCGGCGGCTGGCGCCAGAAGATCGCCGTCTCCCTGGTGCTCCCCCGGACGCCGACCGAGTCGGTGACGCAGCAGATCATCCTGCTGCGGGAACCGGCGGTCACCGAGGAGGAGCGCCAAGCCGCCGACCGGTTCGGCGCGTGGTTCCACGAGGTGGTCCGCGACGAGGACTACGCGACCACCTACGGAGTCCAGCAGGGTCTGAAGGCCCTCGACGGGACCGACTTCGTCTTCGGACGCAACGAGCCCGGGCTCCAGCACTTCCACCGCACCATTCACCGACACCTGGACAGTGGCGCCACAGCAGCCCCCAGAGCCGCCAGGTGA
- a CDS encoding VOC family protein — translation MTRPFEVGVVVRDLALMERFYGDVLGCRAEHRSRVPESIGGPAGLGGELVVVWLRVPSGGCVKLILPLSEPVAAHAVPCSAGRAGLSYLTFHLDDMEPVVAALPAAGARPLSNPVVVRVRGRRISFWTDPEGNVVELVDARGGEPGPGRSN, via the coding sequence ATGACGCGGCCGTTCGAGGTGGGGGTGGTGGTGCGGGACCTGGCGCTGATGGAGCGCTTCTACGGCGACGTGCTCGGCTGTCGCGCCGAGCACCGCTCGCGCGTACCGGAGTCCATCGGGGGTCCGGCCGGGCTCGGCGGCGAGCTGGTGGTCGTCTGGCTGCGGGTGCCCTCCGGGGGGTGCGTCAAGCTGATCCTTCCCCTGTCGGAGCCGGTGGCGGCGCATGCGGTGCCCTGCTCGGCCGGGCGCGCGGGCCTGTCGTATCTCACCTTCCATCTCGACGACATGGAGCCGGTGGTGGCGGCGCTGCCGGCCGCGGGTGCCCGGCCCCTGTCGAACCCCGTCGTCGTCCGGGTGCGCGGCCGGCGGATCAGCTTCTGGACGGATCCGGAGGGCAACGTCGTGGAGTTGGTGGACGCACGGGGCGGCGAGCCGGGTCCGGGGCGTAGTAATTAG
- a CDS encoding thiamine pyrophosphate-dependent dehydrogenase E1 component subunit alpha: MAQRASTTSKKSPQVSTQVSPPVVKDLHERMVRIRLFETEAGRLMEAGKLPGFLHLYVGQEAVAAGVMAALRDDDQITSTHRGHGHAVAKGVGFREMYSELYGRVTGACLGRGGSMHINDLTRGMLGANGIVGAGVPIAVGAAFAARYKGEDSVAVTFFGDGATNIGAFHEGANMAAILGLPVVFVCENNGYAEFTPQSGHMLLTDVADRAAAYGMPSVIVDGMDAIAVHRAATEAVERARAGAGPMMIEAKTYRYFDHQGVKGLRHPYRSDEEVAEWKSRDPVDLIEARAVADGSATRAELDDVWRRTREEIAEAIAYAEASPLPDPADLLLNVYSG, encoded by the coding sequence ATGGCTCAACGAGCGTCAACGACGTCGAAGAAATCCCCGCAGGTCAGCACCCAGGTCAGCCCGCCGGTCGTGAAGGACCTGCACGAGCGCATGGTCCGCATACGGCTCTTCGAGACCGAGGCGGGAAGACTCATGGAGGCGGGCAAACTGCCCGGCTTCCTGCATCTGTATGTCGGCCAGGAAGCCGTGGCCGCCGGCGTCATGGCGGCCCTGCGCGACGACGACCAGATCACCTCCACCCACCGAGGCCACGGACACGCCGTGGCCAAGGGGGTCGGCTTCCGCGAGATGTACTCCGAGCTGTACGGCCGGGTCACCGGCGCGTGCCTCGGCCGCGGCGGAAGCATGCACATCAACGACCTCACCCGCGGCATGCTCGGCGCCAACGGCATCGTCGGCGCGGGCGTCCCGATCGCCGTCGGCGCCGCCTTCGCCGCCCGGTACAAGGGCGAGGACAGCGTCGCCGTGACCTTCTTCGGCGACGGCGCCACCAACATCGGCGCCTTCCACGAGGGCGCCAACATGGCCGCGATCCTCGGGCTGCCGGTGGTCTTCGTCTGCGAGAACAACGGCTACGCGGAGTTCACCCCGCAGTCCGGGCACATGCTGCTCACCGACGTCGCCGACCGGGCCGCCGCCTACGGCATGCCCAGTGTGATCGTCGACGGCATGGACGCGATCGCCGTCCACCGCGCCGCCACCGAAGCCGTCGAACGGGCCCGGGCCGGCGCGGGCCCGATGATGATCGAGGCCAAGACCTACCGCTACTTCGACCACCAGGGCGTCAAGGGCCTGCGGCACCCCTACCGCTCGGACGAGGAGGTCGCCGAGTGGAAGTCCCGCGACCCCGTCGACCTGATCGAGGCCCGGGCGGTCGCCGACGGCAGCGCGACCCGCGCGGAACTGGACGACGTATGGCGGCGCACGCGCGAGGAGATCGCCGAGGCCATCGCGTACGCCGAGGCGAGCCCGCTGCCCGACCCCGCCGACCTGCTGCTCAACGTCTACTCGGGATGA
- a CDS encoding PEP-utilizing enzyme codes for MKSWITDWQRSERLPHYTRANAGETLPDPASPLGWTLVWGRGLQGWRNGFVGFGIYREEEVAGPRPPFVGMFGGHFYLNLSHMRLFGIRMGQTADQIDAAFVGQRSDTPVYVAHPDDRDEELTAKAGATLQRMLGQTGFPEADADRERLRALRRARPDLAQLSDAELIAHARSLLDEVETTFRRHVESSLPASVGPAILGPLCASVDRPGAMLDLIGGLGDVDSASPSTGLWTLSRQVAASAELSALFDRGPAAVEQALDGAAGDVKAFRDSFEEFLAESGDRGPNEWDIHALSWEAAPVQALALVDRIRHSPDDDSPAARRRRLTEGRERTAREIRAALPEETRAMFDAGLHASQVWIPARERTKANCVTVVNEIRMAVRELGRRGVEAGLFARPEDVMMLLDTELDEYVAAPESFGPVIARRLEEYAGLHDLEPPFFVADDTQTEVDSWLRRAEERTTAAVEGDVLGGVGGSHGTYTGTVRVVTDPASCEALEPGEVLVAPITDAAWTPLFLVAGAAVVDVGALNSHAVVVCRELGIPAVISVEGGTRRLRDGMVITVDGEKGTVTVDSVPASLGV; via the coding sequence ATGAAGAGCTGGATCACGGACTGGCAGCGCAGTGAGCGGCTGCCGCACTACACCCGCGCCAACGCGGGCGAGACCCTGCCGGACCCCGCCAGCCCGCTGGGCTGGACCCTGGTCTGGGGGCGGGGCCTGCAGGGCTGGCGCAACGGCTTCGTCGGGTTCGGCATCTACCGCGAGGAGGAGGTGGCCGGCCCCCGCCCGCCGTTCGTCGGCATGTTCGGCGGCCACTTCTACCTCAATCTGTCGCACATGCGGCTGTTCGGCATCCGGATGGGCCAGACGGCGGACCAGATCGACGCCGCCTTCGTCGGTCAGCGCTCCGACACGCCGGTGTACGTGGCGCACCCGGACGACCGGGACGAGGAGCTGACCGCCAAGGCGGGCGCGACGCTGCAGCGGATGCTCGGCCAGACCGGCTTCCCGGAGGCCGACGCCGACCGGGAACGGCTGCGCGCCCTGCGCCGCGCGCGACCCGACCTGGCCCAGCTGTCCGACGCGGAACTGATCGCGCACGCACGGTCGTTGCTGGACGAGGTGGAGACCACCTTCCGGCGACACGTCGAGTCGTCGCTGCCCGCCTCCGTCGGACCGGCGATCCTCGGCCCGCTGTGCGCGAGCGTGGACCGCCCCGGCGCCATGCTCGACCTGATCGGCGGGCTCGGCGACGTCGACTCCGCCTCCCCCTCGACCGGGCTGTGGACGCTGTCCCGCCAGGTGGCGGCCTCGGCGGAGCTGAGCGCGCTGTTCGACCGGGGTCCGGCCGCGGTGGAGCAGGCGCTCGACGGGGCCGCCGGGGACGTGAAGGCGTTCCGTGACTCCTTCGAGGAGTTCCTGGCGGAGTCCGGCGACCGCGGCCCCAACGAGTGGGACATCCACGCGCTGTCCTGGGAGGCGGCGCCCGTCCAGGCACTGGCCCTGGTCGACCGGATCCGGCACAGCCCCGACGACGACTCCCCGGCCGCCCGACGGAGGCGGCTGACGGAGGGGCGTGAGCGGACGGCCCGGGAGATCCGGGCCGCGCTGCCCGAGGAGACCCGGGCCATGTTCGACGCCGGCCTGCACGCCTCCCAGGTGTGGATCCCGGCCCGCGAGCGCACCAAGGCGAACTGCGTCACCGTCGTCAACGAGATCCGCATGGCCGTACGGGAGCTCGGCCGCCGGGGCGTCGAGGCGGGGCTGTTCGCCCGGCCGGAGGACGTGATGATGCTCCTGGACACCGAACTCGACGAGTACGTCGCCGCCCCGGAGTCCTTCGGTCCCGTCATCGCGCGGCGGCTGGAGGAGTACGCGGGCCTGCACGACCTGGAGCCGCCGTTCTTCGTCGCCGACGACACGCAGACCGAGGTCGACTCCTGGCTGCGACGCGCCGAGGAGCGGACAACGGCGGCCGTCGAGGGTGATGTGCTCGGGGGTGTGGGCGGCAGTCATGGCACGTACACCGGCACCGTGCGGGTGGTCACCGACCCGGCGTCGTGCGAGGCGCTGGAGCCCGGCGAGGTGCTGGTCGCGCCGATCACGGACGCGGCCTGGACCCCCCTGTTCCTGGTCGCGGGAGCGGCGGTCGTGGATGTGGGCGCGCTCAACAGCCACGCCGTGGTGGTCTGCCGTGAGCTGGGCATCCCGGCCGTGATCTCCGTCGAGGGCGGGACGCGACGGCTGCGGGACGGGATGGTGATCACGGTCGACGGCGAGAAGGGCACGGTCACCGTGGACAGCGTGCCGGCATCGCTCGGCGTCTGA